TGTAAAATTGAGCTATTTGCAGGCTTGCACTTTTAGTTCTCCAGGTTCTGGTCCGTTTCGTGAGGATGCACCTAGCTGGTGTCGTGCTCCTTTCGAGCCTGAAGGGCTGTTGAGGTTTTTGCTCTTTCACTCTGCAACTATTGACCCTGTTCAAAATTCAAAGCATCTTGATTTTGAGCAGACTGAACGTGGTTTCTATTCTCTTGCAGCTCGGTTTCAGCCATCGTTACTGGCACTATTGGTATTCACTATGGGCATGTACTGATTCATTACAAGGTAAATTCATTATcagatcaaatttatttaggtgcaaaatttaaaatcaattacgTCATGCATGAATGGACTGTGATGACAAATGTGTATGCTGGCAGGGTCATGCTGAAAGGCTCAAGCAATGGGTGTTAATGGGGGTTAGTTTGTTAATAGTAGCCTGTGTTCTTCATTTCACAGATGGTGAGTACACACTACTACTCTGATCACACCAACAACAATCATGAATGTTTCGTCTTCTGCAAATTGAAATCAGTAAACCAACTATGTAACATCTACATCTAGAATTCAAGTATTGTATACGTCATCCTTTCTAGAAACTACCCGTACTAACAAACTTGCAAAAGGGATCTGTTTATCATAAAGAGATTCGTCGTTAAGATGCATATTACACTCTTTTGCAGCTATTCCTATCAACAAGCAGCTCTACAGTTTCAGTTATGTTTGTTTCACCGCCGGTGCAGCAGCCGTTGTGTTCAGTGGCTTATACATCCTGGTAAAAGCCCCtccaccccaccccccaaaagaattaaaaaagttgattTCTTGGTGAAGTATTGTTTCTGCTgtcaaaatgaaatttgatcGATAAATGTAGAACAGATGAAGTATATTGTAAGTGCATGTATTTCTCGGTGCATGTGCAGATTGATGTATGGGGACTGCGCACgccattcttgttcttggaATGGATAGGTATGAATGCAATGCTTGTTTTCGTTATGGCAGCACAGGGAATTTTCGCAGCATTCGTAAACGGATGGTACTTCAAAAATCCAGACAACAACCTGGTAATTACATGCCAGTGTGGAAAATCCGAGACATTTTcccaaacttgatttaattttcaagttGGAAGCTCAGACAACATCTATGTATCTTGTTTTCCAGGTGAAATGGATTCAGCAGCATGTCTTTATTGATGTATGGAAATCTGAGAGACTGGGGACCctattgtatgtaatatttgCAGAAATCACCTTCTGGGCAGTGGTGTCTGgcatattacacaaacttggcATATATTGGAAGTTGTAAGAGATTGTTCTGCATGCTTCAGCTGCTTCAAGAAGTTCTGTACATGTTCATTGTGTAAATCAAAGGGAACTTTGGCCTTCAGTAGTTCTATTGCAATCTCAACTGTTATTCGATAAGTACATCTGTTTATGCCCTTAAATTATCTTCATCTGTTGCATTGGATGTTGTACCTGTTGTCATTCTGATCTCATGTGTGGTATGATCAATTTGAGGTCTCTGTATTACTTTAAAGATTGATATGgagttctttaattttttttcaaaattttattgcttATGCTCGTCAGGTAACCTCATTACATAGTCATTCTGATGACTATGTAACAAACTAGGTTGCTTTTACATATATTGTGGACTACAAGGTTGGTAAAGCTAAATGACCTAAATCTCAGCTTTTATTGTAgatctacaataaataaaacaaagataTGTACATCTAGCAGCCAGTTGCAGCCCAGAGAAGTAACAGTGCATCGTTTTTACCCCCAACTCATTAACATCTTCCACACGGTCTCTTCTATCTCTTTCTTTGAAACAGAGTTACCATCCCCTTCATCAAGTAAAACTCGATAAACTTCCCACTCATGATCATCGATCACATGCCTCCCAATTTCAGCCTGTAAAAGGTTAGCCGTATCAGATCAATAATGATTTTGAACAAGAATCAGATGGGATTCTTGCAAACAGTTATCATTTATGCATTACTATAATGTAATAGAAAAGGTTCTTTAGCGTGTTCTTGGATCGCATCCTTATGCGTATGGAAAAGGATTAAACAAGTTTATTCacaaagtgtaatttcaaaataaaagcaactgaaaaatgcaaaattggGAAGTACCGAAAAGATTGGTTTGTTTAGCATCTTGAGAGCCAGTGTTATGTCATAGAAAACCAGGGGACGGCCCTCCCCAGATGACTCAATGGGGTTAGCAACTACCAGTTCGGTATCATGGGTCCGGCTGATCAAAGCTACTCTGACAGGATGGCTAAGTTCCATCTCGAGACGACAGCGTAATGAGTTCTGTTTTCGGAGATCAGCTATCTTCTTACTGTCTGCTTGCATGATAAACAAGTCCAACTCACATTCTGTTTTCCCTTTTGTTGTGAAGCGCACATAAGAAATCTGGTATTAAGAATCAGTACAAGAATTAGCCGTTAGAGAAACAGGAAACGTAAATTTGGATATAAGTTCGTGTTACCTGGATGTTATAATCCTTCAAAGTTCGCATGATATCATATAGGAGACCTTTGTGGTCCTGGCAAACGATTTGGATGAGCGTGTGAGAAGGACTCAACAAGTTATCGAACGTGATGGATGGACGTTTAAAGGCGAGCGAGTGGTCTTGATGTTTTTCCAGCATCTCTATATTGAACATGTCTTCGATGATTGCATCTGAAAGAAATGAGGGTTCTTGAGAAGAAGCTGAAATATCAGGACCAGCGATTTCTATTTCACAACTGCTGGTGTCATCCCCCAGAACAGCTTTTAAATGGTCATACACGTCCtcctttctcctctttgtATGCATAATTTCCCTGATACGACCATTGAACGCACAATAAGTCTTGAATGGAAGGCATTGATCaaactgaaaatatttatggtAATTGACTGAGGAAAACCAGCAAAAGTTTATGTTACTTTCAACAAAGTTGTGAGTGAAAAACCTTGTGTCAGTAATGTAGAAGAGGTCCATGACTTTCCCTTCTGGAGTTGTCGATACTTTTACCGTCTTTATTGTGAGCTCAAGCTCGCAAAGAACCTCCGTTACATCTGCCAAAAAAATCCCCAAATTTCAACTAATGAATCCAAACCAAATATCCCTCTCGGTCCAGATAACATAATCAGCATCAAACATGATGGCCAAACTAGATGCAGAAATTCTATAAGTTCACACCCCAAACAAGATGAACACGTTGGCACCACAACACACAAAAGTCCAAATATAGAACAGGGctctctcttttttcatcTTTCCCTTCTCTCTGTTTTGAAGTTACGAAATTAGCATAATGATGAAGTTTCACAATTTCTAATTGTAAATACTTCAGTTGACATCCTCATAAACAACGGCGACAACTAACAAGTTGATTCAAGTTTTGCAGAATATAGCACGTTACCGTGCAAAAGGCCTCTTCGATCATTGCAACAGAACTTGAGGAGGAAGACGTCAGGAGGCTTGGAGGGCTGCAACTCAGCCCAGTAAGATGACATTCCACAAGCCAGCCAAAAAGAAGGGCATGCCCCCATCAGCCTCTTCTTCAACAACCCCCATCTTGTGCTCGGTCTGCCTACCACCCAGAACACTATGTAGCACCATTTTCCATCGGTAGATACATCTTCAGCAACAGCATTCGGTGGAAACGACATAAAACATACAATGATCATCAGATAAAAACTCAGACAGTATCACATAACAAAGAAGTAATTAAAGTTTCAAGAATATAGTCAGTAGGCCACCTAACTTAGAGCATAAAACGCAAACAGACAAGAAAGTGCGTGTCTTTGAGAGTAATCTGAATGCAACAGAAACCACATTGCTGTGTGCATTTCTTTCTGAGTAAAACCCACAATTTGTTGCATGCAATAACAATAAGTTAAGTCAAAATACATACCAGTTCCGGCAACAGTGAGTCCAAAGAAGAGAATTATGCGGCAAAGATCACAACCCAAACCAGTCTTGTCAGGACAATTTACAGTGATGACACTAGGCTCATCTTCTTTCTCTGACTGCCTAATTATCACAGCATCATCGTACAGTAACCCCATTTCTCCCACAATTTCCAAACACAGAGAGTGAACCTTTCCCTATTAATTAtatccaaaacaaaaaaacaaggaCTTGGGTTACATTTTCAGTTCTCAACCACAACAGACTGTACCTTTCATGCAAGGAATATATTCAATTCCAGCAAAGAAAAAGTGGgatttctctctttatctctTTGAGAAGGAGAAATCTTGCCTTTGTCTTCTACATTTATAGttgctatatatgtataagcaAGAGAGGGTGGTGAGTAGCAGCAGTAGTTTTCAGTGGCCAAACAATGCGTTGAAAGTGAGTTGTGAAGACGAATAAAAGAATACTTGGTAAAAATAGGAGAATAGCTCTTGTGAATCACTTGTGCTTTTCCCTCagatcttttttcttgttcggTAAAAAGGCCAAGAAGCCGCGCGGTGTGCTTCTTGGTGATCCGCCGAGTTCTTGGGATTTCTAGTGACAGTGAAGTATTACCCGTCGCGGTATATTATCTACAGATGTCGTAAAAGGTAAAATCGCTCTTACACCAAAATCCAGTCTCAGCTCTAAGTCAAACAAGAATGATCACATCAACAAGCGTTACATTTGTGAGAAATGAGAATCCGCAGTTGATGTTTGTGAGAATGTCAATGGTCTAGTTTGACACGTGTTAATGTCAAATGAGGATTCAGAGAGTGTAAGTCTTATCGGtttctttattcattaaaaataatagtttaaaatttgtaattaactttcaattaatcaaattaattaaactttatcATATAATGAGAATCCCTCAACTACtttaatttgagttttatatttcaattaaaatttgtaattaactttcaattaatccaattaatcaaATACTAACCAATATTTCAATTCAACCAATACACGaacaatgataaataaattataaactccCACATGAAGTGAGACAATACCCACACGTACAGTAGAATTCGAATCCATTATCTCGAATTTGTCTATGATACCTCAACATTAACCATTAAACTAAAACATCATTGATTTCATCGGAATTTTCAACATCCCAATTTTATGCCCTCACATGATGTGAATGTGGGAAAATCCATTGAATCGTGGAAAttctaggaaaaaaaataaaaaaagcttTCAATCCacgaaaattgataaattaatatactaaattattaaattaatcctataaaaaaattaaattaattttttatgggaccaaaaaattatatcaaaccaaGAATAAGTATTTTTGGTACACTATgtgcaaatattaaatttagtaattggTCTTGATGATGGCTATTGGCTACACCCACAAAAAgagatgaaaaattttgacaataacCCTCCACAAGATATTTTTCCATTGTTGCTTTCATTCACTTACATACAATAAAACCCTCCtaaattatgtcttttttcTATTGGGGCAATCAGTTCATAGTTGGGATGCAaacacaacaacaacaataataatcgtaattgtttatttagatTGCTTTTCTAGGCTACATTGATTTGAGTTGCACCTTTACTAGGAATCAAAATCATTACAATGTTGTCAATTGTTGGTATCTATATATTAGTCAGGATAAATTCTAGcatagttttcttttattataaatattctttttgttatttaaaaaattataaatatttcaataaaattaataattatgtaacaaATATCTCATTATGACATCTTATTATAGGGGGTATTTATTAAACGGTCGTTAATTCCAAAAAacgtatttgtaatttttaaagtaGTAAGagggtattttttaaaatatcatgaaaatCGGTATCAAAATTTACTCTATTAGAAATGACACACAAGTCAGCATAACTTACTCTCCCTCTACTTTATAACTGACAAACAAATGttatagaaataaatcaataaatacaattaaaatataatatgcatATATTGGTGGAATTCAAACTTATAATGTTATAATCTTGCAACGGGCCTAGTTAATGAGTGCTCAAACTTATTTCACATCTTgcaataatttaacaaaaaatgatgaatacaaatcaaatcaataaaatcagAGAACGTAActcaagtaaataaataaatattttttaattttaataaatacaacatATGTCAATCATCtatttattcaatactttatatATCGAACATGATATTTACGAGAACCCTACAACATTAACATAGCATTTAAGGCTCAAATGATGAGCACCCACATATAATCCAAACTTGTCCCATCAGAAAACATAGGAAAAGATTCCTTAATCTTGGTCTGAATTGTTTAATCAGGGGATCGCAGTCGTTAATCAAGACTCTAATTAAACTTGATGATTGGAGTTGAATGCTCGTTTTCCACTGGCCTGCTGTCTCTCTCGGTCTACGTAAATTTGACAAGTGAAAGGGCGAATAGCATATCCGCAAATTATAATCTTAGATTTCCCATGCATCGTACCTAATCCTATTCCATACCGGATTATTTATTCCCAATTcccaaattacaaatttaatactaGGTTAGGACCATCTCACGTGTTCATTCGTTGCCCCAACTCCTATTCCTGATTCAATTCTTTGGTCCAATAGAGATTTAACCCAATTCTTTCGGTCGACGTCGCCTTCAATTGTGCCCCTGCAGATTTTGGACAGAGTTAATTTAGATTTGATGTTTCAGCTTTTGAAATTGTTCCTAgttttggttttatttgagAGTGATGCAATTATATCATAGTACTtggtaataaaaatgaaatctggatattcaaatttgaatgATAATTAAGATGTTGGATTAGatctaagaaaataaaa
This Sesamum indicum cultivar Zhongzhi No. 13 linkage group LG5, S_indicum_v1.0, whole genome shotgun sequence DNA region includes the following protein-coding sequences:
- the LOC105161352 gene encoding ACT domain-containing protein ACR10, whose amino-acid sequence is MGLLYDDAVIIRQSEKEDEPSVITVNCPDKTGLGCDLCRIILFFGLTVAGTDVSTDGKWCYIVFWVVGRPSTRWGLLKKRLMGACPSFWLACGMSSYWAELQPSKPPDVFLLKFCCNDRRGLLHDVTEVLCELELTIKTVKVSTTPEGKVMDLFYITDTREIMHTKRRKEDVYDHLKAVLGDDTSSCEIEIAGPDISASSQEPSFLSDAIIEDMFNIEMLEKHQDHSLAFKRPSITFDNLLSPSHTLIQIVCQDHKGLLYDIMRTLKDYNIQISYVRFTTKGKTECELDLFIMQADSKKIADLRKQNSLRCRLEMELSHPVRVALISRTHDTELVVANPIESSGEGRPLVFYDITLALKMLNKPIFSAEIGRHVIDDHEWEVYRVLLDEGDGNSVSKKEIEETVWKMLMSWG